A section of the Thauera chlorobenzoica genome encodes:
- a CDS encoding AraC family transcriptional regulator has translation MLLDASLRHFDPDRITSPAIALRVETTRNDNETPVHRHRKGQLVLALRGAISCEVPHALWMVPPNCAVWVPGAMPHSNRVTPNARICLLFVAPGATALPHRCCTLAISPLVRELIQHLADQPHEYAADSATGRVARVLLDELPNMPVEQLHLPISDEPHIRHIADALTRNPADRATLPEWAARVATSERTLARLMLRETGLSFGRWRQQLQLLVALRRLAAGASVQQVSAELGYESVTAFITMFKKALGRPPGKYLASLTQDER, from the coding sequence ATGCTCCTCGATGCCTCCTTGCGCCACTTCGACCCCGACCGCATCACCAGCCCGGCGATCGCCCTGCGGGTCGAAACGACCAGGAACGACAACGAAACTCCAGTGCACCGGCACCGCAAGGGGCAACTCGTGCTCGCGCTGCGCGGCGCCATCAGCTGCGAGGTGCCCCATGCGCTGTGGATGGTGCCGCCCAACTGTGCGGTATGGGTGCCCGGTGCGATGCCACACAGCAACCGGGTCACGCCCAACGCCCGCATCTGCCTGCTGTTCGTCGCGCCGGGCGCCACCGCGCTGCCGCACCGCTGCTGCACGCTGGCGATTTCGCCCCTCGTGCGCGAGCTGATCCAGCACCTTGCCGACCAGCCGCACGAGTACGCTGCCGACAGCGCCACCGGCCGCGTCGCCCGCGTGCTGCTCGACGAGTTGCCGAACATGCCGGTCGAACAGCTTCATCTGCCGATCTCGGACGAGCCGCACATCCGCCACATTGCCGACGCCCTGACCCGCAACCCGGCCGACCGCGCCACCCTGCCCGAATGGGCGGCCCGCGTCGCCACCAGCGAGCGCACCCTCGCCCGCCTGATGCTGCGCGAAACCGGCCTCAGCTTCGGGCGCTGGCGCCAGCAATTGCAGCTCCTGGTCGCCCTGCGCCGGCTGGCCGCTGGCGCCAGCGTGCAGCAAGTCTCCGCCGAACTGGGCTACGAATCGGTCACCGCCTTCATCACCATGTTCAAGAAGGCCCTTGGCCGGCCCCCGGGGAAATATCTGGCATCGCTGACGCAGGATGAACGGTAG